A genomic window from Martelella lutilitoris includes:
- a CDS encoding DUF72 domain-containing protein, which produces MTSEAGEIRAGIGGWTFDPWNESFYPDKLPKTRQLEYASEKLRIIEVNGTYYSSQKPATFAKWAASVPDGFVFSLKASRYCTNRKKLAEAEGSIEKFLNQGITELGDRLGPILWQFMPTKKFEADDFEDFLKLLPQRIDGIELSHAIEVRHPSFVTPEFVGLVRRYGATVVCADHPEYPMIADVTGDFVYCRLQKGADDNPHCYSDDEMDRWAGRLKTWAEGGAPDDLPLLDETSPKKTPRNAYAFFITNGKVRAPAGAMALQQKVS; this is translated from the coding sequence ATGACATCCGAGGCAGGTGAAATCCGCGCCGGGATCGGCGGCTGGACCTTCGATCCGTGGAACGAGAGTTTCTATCCGGACAAGCTGCCGAAAACCCGGCAGCTGGAATATGCTTCGGAGAAGTTGCGGATCATCGAGGTCAACGGCACCTATTATTCGTCGCAAAAGCCCGCCACCTTCGCCAAATGGGCGGCGAGCGTGCCGGATGGTTTCGTGTTTTCGCTGAAGGCGAGCCGCTATTGCACCAACCGCAAGAAGCTGGCCGAAGCGGAAGGCTCGATCGAAAAATTCCTCAATCAGGGGATCACCGAGCTGGGTGACAGGCTCGGACCGATCCTCTGGCAGTTCATGCCGACAAAGAAATTCGAGGCGGACGACTTTGAGGATTTTCTGAAACTTCTGCCGCAAAGAATTGACGGAATTGAGCTTTCCCACGCGATCGAAGTCCGGCATCCGTCGTTTGTCACGCCGGAGTTCGTCGGGCTGGTGCGCCGCTATGGCGCGACGGTGGTCTGTGCGGATCATCCCGAATATCCGATGATCGCCGATGTCACCGGCGACTTCGTCTATTGCCGGCTGCAGAAGGGCGCGGATGACAATCCGCATTGCTATTCGGATGACGAGATGGACCGCTGGGCCGGACGGCTGAAGACATGGGCCGAGGGCGGCGCGCCGGATGACCTGCCGCTGCTTGACGAGACGAGCCCGAAGAAAACGCCGCGCAACGCCTACGCATTCTTCATCACCAATGGCAAGGTCCGCGCGCCCGCCGGCGCGATGGCGCTGCAGCAGAAGGTCAGCTGA